One Pseudomonadota bacterium genomic window carries:
- a CDS encoding transglycosylase SLT domain-containing protein — MTGTLASSTTRVSHLAGVFTLIFACFATGAEAASRVVQRAAFQAALDALRAGDRATFFAEEARIRNYVLHPHLRFELAMDTVSRSPWPEARAAVLRFAKAERDSELAVALVRSARRRLRDAADWQGVLDSADWPSARPMPCLELRARVALGRQTVLSDVDRLRWTARHWPADCEAAFNALLAQNAVSGADLWARLATLMDRGRLDAARQFFPRLSNADDALLQLWIDGHTAPAAHIDNPLIHANTTFNRNMARHFMSRWARRDPVAATRHIASLIRDGRYDRDTHMAMLRTVAIRAAVDYHPGALKLLAAIPDDSHTAKTRAWWVRSALRATDWSAVVAGVDAMPAPQRHDGAWRYWRAHALIELGRGEAGRAVLAELAGTRSYYGFLAADRLGLTYQLEQSPMPRDPDLRTALQARADVQQAREYWVLGLDAWAQRTWQRLARELEPAAFAELVTVTHDWGWHDRALAGNARTPYSADLTLRFPFAFSDSVAKHAQAQRLDPSWVYATARRESGFRPAVRSGVGAVGLMQLMPATARAVAAARGESGAGDLTNPGRNIQLGTHYLAQLRERFKGSVALTTAGYNAGPSRIKRWTRDNWVGGGPAETARWVETLPIDETRNYVQAVMAYATVYDWLANAHQDVRLTRRLGALPTLD, encoded by the coding sequence GTGACGGGCACACTGGCGTCGTCGACCACACGCGTGTCGCACCTGGCCGGGGTGTTCACGCTCATCTTCGCGTGTTTCGCCACCGGCGCGGAGGCGGCGAGTCGGGTGGTGCAGCGGGCGGCCTTTCAGGCGGCACTCGACGCCCTGCGCGCCGGCGACCGGGCGACCTTTTTCGCCGAAGAGGCCCGAATCCGCAACTACGTGCTGCACCCGCACCTGCGCTTCGAGCTCGCGATGGACACCGTTTCCCGCTCACCGTGGCCCGAGGCCCGCGCTGCTGTGTTGCGTTTTGCCAAGGCCGAGCGGGACAGCGAACTGGCCGTGGCGTTGGTGCGCTCGGCCCGCCGGCGGTTGCGCGACGCTGCCGACTGGCAGGGCGTGCTGGACAGCGCGGATTGGCCGTCGGCGCGGCCCATGCCGTGTCTCGAGTTGCGCGCGCGCGTCGCGCTCGGTCGACAGACGGTGCTGAGCGATGTCGATCGGCTGCGTTGGACCGCGCGGCATTGGCCGGCAGACTGTGAGGCGGCGTTCAATGCCTTGCTCGCGCAGAATGCGGTGTCCGGCGCGGACCTCTGGGCGCGCCTGGCCACCCTGATGGACCGCGGCCGACTCGACGCGGCGCGGCAGTTCTTCCCCCGCCTCTCGAACGCGGACGACGCGCTTTTACAGCTCTGGATTGACGGGCATACCGCGCCGGCGGCGCACATCGACAACCCGTTGATCCACGCCAATACCACGTTCAACCGCAACATGGCGCGCCACTTCATGTCGCGGTGGGCGCGTCGTGACCCGGTGGCGGCCACGCGCCACATCGCCAGCCTTATCCGGGACGGGCGGTACGACCGCGACACGCACATGGCGATGCTGCGCACCGTGGCAATTCGCGCCGCCGTTGACTACCACCCGGGCGCGCTGAAGTTGCTCGCTGCGATCCCGGATGACTCGCACACGGCCAAGACACGCGCCTGGTGGGTGCGCTCGGCCCTGCGCGCGACCGACTGGTCGGCGGTGGTCGCCGGTGTCGATGCCATGCCCGCCCCACAGCGGCACGACGGCGCCTGGCGCTACTGGCGCGCGCACGCCCTGATTGAACTCGGGCGCGGTGAAGCGGGCCGGGCGGTGCTGGCCGAGTTGGCCGGGACGCGCAGTTACTACGGGTTTCTGGCTGCGGACCGGCTCGGGCTGACCTACCAGCTCGAACAGTCGCCCATGCCGCGCGACCCGGATCTCCGCACGGCCCTGCAAGCCCGCGCGGATGTGCAACAAGCTCGCGAGTACTGGGTGCTCGGGCTCGACGCCTGGGCGCAGCGCACCTGGCAGCGGTTGGCGCGCGAGTTGGAGCCTGCGGCGTTTGCCGAGCTGGTTACCGTGACGCACGACTGGGGCTGGCACGACCGGGCGTTGGCCGGCAATGCCCGCACCCCGTACAGCGCGGACCTGACCCTGCGCTTTCCCTTCGCATTTTCCGACAGTGTCGCGAAGCACGCACAGGCGCAACGGCTGGACCCGAGCTGGGTTTACGCCACAGCCCGCCGGGAGAGCGGGTTTCGGCCTGCGGTGCGTTCAGGTGTCGGGGCCGTTGGGCTGATGCAGCTCATGCCGGCGACCGCGCGAGCGGTCGCCGCGGCGCGCGGTGAGTCCGGCGCTGGCGACCTGACGAACCCGGGACGCAACATCCAGTTGGGCACACACTACCTTGCACAGCTGCGGGAGCGGTTCAAGGGGTCGGTGGCGCTGACAACGGCCGGGTACAACGCCGGCCCGAGCCGGATCAAACGCTGGACGCGGGACAATTGGGTCGGGGGCGGGCCCGCCGAGACGGCGCGCTGGGTGGAGACGCTGCCAATCGACGAGACCCGCAACTACGTGCAGGCGGTGATGGCCTACGCCACGGTGTACGACTGGTTGGCCAACGCGCACCAGGATGTGCGTCTGACGCGGCGACTTGGCGCCCTGCCAACGCTCGACTAG
- a CDS encoding methyltransferase translates to MPLPPELSHLRRDLRLEVELCGHALRFDTTWGLFSPKAIDEGSRLLLDHMEINRTDTCLDLGCGYGPLGLCMAKQAPAGRSVLLDKDFVAVDYARRNASLNGIDNVEVLLSNGFSAIGDERFDVIASNLPAKVGNELFYLYFYDALDRMPVGGRLYVVVINGLRHFVSRAFGEVFGNHKKVKQGRTYTVAMAERAAP, encoded by the coding sequence ATGCCTCTGCCCCCCGAACTCAGTCACCTTCGCCGCGACCTGCGGCTCGAGGTCGAGTTGTGCGGACATGCGCTTCGCTTCGACACCACCTGGGGCCTGTTTTCACCCAAAGCCATTGATGAAGGTAGCCGTTTGCTGCTCGATCACATGGAAATCAACCGCACCGACACCTGCCTGGACCTGGGCTGCGGCTACGGCCCTCTCGGGCTGTGCATGGCCAAGCAGGCGCCGGCCGGGCGATCGGTGTTACTGGACAAGGACTTCGTGGCAGTCGACTACGCGCGGCGGAACGCCTCGTTGAACGGTATCGACAACGTCGAGGTCTTGTTGAGCAACGGTTTCAGCGCCATCGGTGACGAGCGCTTCGATGTGATCGCATCGAACTTGCCCGCGAAAGTGGGTAACGAATTGTTTTACCTTTACTTTTACGATGCGCTTGACCGGATGCCTGTGGGCGGGCGTCTCTACGTTGTGGTGATCAACGGCCTCAGGCATTTCGTCTCGCGCGCCTTCGGTGAGGTCTTCGGCAACCACAAGAAGGTCAAGCAGGGGCGGACTTACACGGTGGCCATGGCCGAGCGTGCGGCCCCGTGA
- the adk gene encoding adenylate kinase, translated as MRIILLGGPGAGKGTQAQFICDAFGIPQISTGDMLRAAVKAGTPLGVEAKKIMDAGGLVSDDIIVGLVKERLQEPDCANGCLFDGFPRTLAQADALADAAIDIDHVVEIAVDDDEIVKRMSGRRVHPGSGRTYHVQFNPPKSEGVDDVTGEALIQRDDDQEDTVRERLAVYHQQTAPLISYYSDRAANSAQGYTRVDGVQPVDTVRDAIHTALKG; from the coding sequence ATGCGAATCATATTGCTGGGCGGACCCGGCGCCGGAAAAGGCACACAAGCGCAGTTCATCTGCGACGCGTTTGGTATTCCCCAGATCTCGACAGGCGACATGCTGCGCGCCGCCGTGAAGGCTGGCACGCCGCTCGGCGTCGAGGCCAAGAAAATCATGGACGCGGGCGGCCTGGTCTCCGACGACATCATCGTCGGTCTGGTCAAGGAGCGGTTGCAGGAACCCGACTGCGCCAATGGCTGCCTGTTTGACGGCTTCCCCCGCACCCTCGCTCAGGCGGACGCCTTGGCCGACGCCGCCATCGACATCGACCACGTCGTCGAGATTGCGGTCGACGACGACGAAATCGTCAAGCGCATGAGCGGACGACGCGTACACCCCGGCTCCGGCAGGACGTACCACGTCCAGTTCAACCCGCCGAAGTCAGAGGGCGTCGACGATGTCACCGGTGAGGCGCTGATCCAACGGGACGACGACCAGGAAGACACGGTCCGTGAGCGGCTCGCGGTCTACCACCAGCAAACCGCACCCTTGATCAGCTACTACAGCGACCGTGCAGCCAACAGCGCGCAGGGTTACACCCGTGTCGACGGGGTGCAACCGGTCGACACCGTGCGCGACGCTATCCACACCGCACTCAAAGGCTGA
- a CDS encoding NAD-dependent epimerase/dehydratase family protein has translation MSRDRICVVGCGYVGTRLVGALQSQGADVVATARTARTEAGVAVHALDLDAPEPVALPPHAVLIYLAPPQPDGDTDRRSLNLVNGLQNAPPRHAVVYVSTTGVYGECKGAWVDETAPLRPSTARAQRRVSAEGVWRAAAAAWRVPLAVLRVAGIYGPDRLPLSRLASGAPLMQVDRSPYTNRIHVDDLLTALQCTIGLDETVDVADGAPLRLTAFYHALADASGRPRLVETDNDALVPVVRAGFGESRRVRAERLRSLVSLRYPTVLEGIRASFG, from the coding sequence GTGTCGCGCGATCGCATCTGCGTGGTGGGCTGCGGCTACGTGGGTACGCGCCTGGTCGGCGCACTGCAGTCGCAGGGAGCTGACGTTGTCGCCACGGCCCGCACGGCCCGGACCGAGGCCGGGGTGGCGGTGCACGCACTCGACCTCGATGCCCCCGAGCCTGTGGCACTGCCACCACACGCCGTGTTGATCTACCTGGCACCGCCGCAGCCGGACGGCGACACCGATCGGCGCTCTCTGAACCTGGTAAATGGCTTGCAGAACGCACCGCCAAGGCATGCCGTGGTGTATGTATCAACCACGGGTGTCTACGGTGAGTGTAAGGGCGCCTGGGTGGACGAGACGGCACCGCTGCGGCCGTCCACGGCGCGTGCGCAGCGTCGGGTGTCGGCCGAAGGTGTCTGGCGGGCAGCTGCAGCTGCCTGGCGGGTCCCACTCGCCGTCCTGCGTGTGGCCGGGATCTACGGTCCGGACCGACTGCCGCTCTCCCGACTCGCGTCGGGGGCGCCGCTGATGCAAGTGGACAGGTCGCCGTACACCAACCGGATCCACGTCGACGACTTGTTGACGGCCTTGCAGTGTACGATCGGTTTGGACGAGACTGTCGACGTCGCCGACGGCGCCCCGCTGCGCCTGACCGCCTTCTACCATGCGCTCGCCGATGCGAGCGGGCGGCCTCGGCTGGTCGAAACCGACAATGACGCCCTGGTGCCGGTTGTGCGTGCGGGATTTGGCGAATCGCGGCGCGTGCGCGCCGAGCGGTTGCGGTCGCTGGTGTCGCTGCGCTACCCGACGGTGCTCGAGGGCATTCGCGCCAGCTTCGGGTAG